From the Pseudoalteromonas tunicata genome, one window contains:
- the pilB gene encoding type IV-A pilus assembly ATPase PilB, whose product MLLNSPLIRKLSNIGVIELESFRGINKTDKTSIPEIICKESSLTSIELAKKTSSLFQVPFIDLNSYDFQSLPNEKILNEKLIKKHHVLPIAIKGKTIYLASADPTNFDAFEDYEFNTGMQTEVVVVNYEQLNLAIESLFDKQDGLELSDAQIAELEGVDGEQETNSKKSLSTDVNNKDDDAPIIVYINKILMDAIKKGASDLHFEPYEHTYRIRFRVDGVLHEIANPPVGLESRISARIKVMSHMDLAEKRKPQDGRIKLKITKKKSIDFRVSTLPTLWGEKIVMRILDSSSAMLGIDVLGYEPKQKDLYMNALAQPQGMILVTGPTGSGKTVSLYTGLNILNKPERNISTAEDPVEINLAGINQVQINIRADMTFANALRAFLRQDPDVVMVGEIRDLETAEIAIKAAQTGHLVLSTLHTNSAPETLTRLMNMGVPSYNIASSVSLIIAQRLARRLCSHCKEPEHIPTEELLKLGFTQTDLTDLTLFKAKGCEHCTEGYKGRVGIYEVMPITPNIAQIIMRGGNSLEIAEAATNEGVNNLRRSGLIKAASGMTSIIEINRVTSYQP is encoded by the coding sequence ATGTTATTAAACTCCCCATTAATAAGAAAATTAAGTAACATTGGTGTTATCGAATTAGAAAGTTTTAGGGGGATAAATAAGACTGATAAAACCTCCATTCCTGAAATAATTTGTAAAGAATCCAGCTTAACATCTATAGAATTAGCAAAAAAAACATCTTCATTGTTTCAAGTTCCATTTATTGATTTGAACTCTTATGATTTCCAATCTCTCCCAAATGAGAAAATTTTAAATGAAAAGTTAATTAAAAAACATCACGTTTTACCTATAGCAATAAAAGGCAAAACAATTTATCTCGCTAGCGCTGACCCTACCAACTTTGATGCCTTTGAAGACTACGAATTCAATACCGGCATGCAAACCGAAGTGGTAGTGGTCAATTACGAGCAGCTTAACCTTGCGATAGAGTCGTTATTTGATAAACAAGATGGCCTGGAACTTAGTGATGCGCAAATAGCAGAGCTAGAAGGCGTTGATGGCGAGCAAGAGACTAATAGTAAAAAATCACTCTCTACCGATGTAAACAATAAAGATGACGATGCACCGATTATTGTTTATATCAATAAAATATTGATGGATGCGATTAAAAAAGGTGCATCTGACTTACATTTTGAACCCTATGAACATACTTATCGCATCCGCTTTCGGGTTGATGGGGTATTACACGAAATAGCCAATCCGCCCGTCGGGCTTGAAAGCCGAATATCGGCTCGGATAAAAGTCATGTCGCACATGGATTTGGCCGAAAAACGCAAACCACAAGATGGTCGTATTAAGCTAAAAATCACTAAAAAGAAAAGCATCGACTTTCGTGTTTCGACCTTACCTACTTTGTGGGGCGAAAAGATTGTAATGCGTATTTTAGACTCATCAAGCGCTATGTTGGGCATTGATGTATTAGGTTACGAGCCAAAACAAAAAGATTTATATATGAATGCCCTTGCTCAGCCGCAAGGCATGATTTTAGTTACAGGCCCAACGGGTTCAGGTAAAACAGTATCGCTTTATACCGGTTTAAACATTCTGAATAAACCCGAGCGTAATATTTCAACCGCAGAAGACCCGGTTGAAATTAACTTAGCCGGTATCAACCAAGTACAAATAAATATTCGTGCTGATATGACCTTTGCTAATGCCCTGCGCGCGTTTTTACGCCAAGATCCTGATGTCGTCATGGTGGGGGAGATTCGTGATCTCGAAACCGCCGAAATCGCCATCAAAGCCGCGCAAACGGGTCACTTAGTACTTTCTACTTTGCATACCAACTCAGCGCCAGAGACCCTTACTCGTTTGATGAACATGGGTGTGCCGTCTTATAATATCGCTAGTTCAGTGAGTTTAATTATAGCCCAGCGCCTAGCGCGTCGTTTATGCAGCCACTGTAAAGAGCCTGAGCATATTCCTACTGAAGAGTTATTAAAGCTTGGCTTTACCCAAACTGACTTAACCGATTTAACCTTATTTAAAGCCAAGGGCTGTGAGCACTGTACAGAAGGCTATAAAGGCCGCGTTGGTATTTATGAAGTGATGCCCATTACCCCTAATATTGCGCAAATTATTATGCGCGGTGGTAACTCCCTTGAAATAGCAGAAGCGGCAACTAACGAAGGGGTGAATAATCTTCGCCGTTCTGGCTTAATAAAGGCGGCATCGGGTATGACGTCGATTATTGAAATAAATCGCGTGACTAGCTATCAACCATAA
- the nadC gene encoding carboxylating nicotinate-nucleotide diphosphorylase, with protein MNAATHINADLIQLLVSQALSEDLNGQSANDGDITAQLIPATQTATANVITREDCIFCGEALVAEVFKQVDASVELTFFKHDGDAAAPSDVLFTAKGNARAILTAERTALNFVQTLSGTATTTAHYVKELAGTTTQLLDTRKTVPGLRQLQKYAVLCGGGNNHRIGLYDAFLIKENHIAACGGIAQAVATAKQNHPNLKVEVEVENLDELNQALIAGADIIMLDNFSVADIKQAVQINQQISPVGSHTKPAKLEVSGNMTIHTLREYSQAGVDYISSGAITKHVNAIDLSMRFVKT; from the coding sequence ATGAACGCAGCCACGCATATCAATGCAGATTTAATTCAACTTTTAGTTAGCCAAGCATTAAGTGAAGATTTAAACGGCCAATCAGCAAACGATGGTGATATCACCGCCCAACTTATTCCGGCTACACAAACCGCAACCGCTAATGTTATCACTCGTGAAGATTGCATTTTTTGTGGCGAAGCGCTAGTTGCTGAAGTATTTAAACAAGTTGATGCCAGTGTTGAGCTCACTTTTTTTAAACACGATGGCGACGCTGCTGCACCAAGCGACGTTTTATTTACTGCCAAAGGCAACGCACGTGCCATTTTAACAGCAGAACGCACCGCGCTTAATTTTGTGCAAACTTTATCAGGCACAGCAACCACAACCGCACATTATGTCAAAGAGCTTGCAGGTACAACAACGCAGCTACTCGATACCCGTAAAACCGTGCCAGGCCTTCGCCAATTACAAAAATATGCAGTGCTATGTGGTGGCGGTAACAATCACCGCATTGGTTTATACGATGCTTTTTTAATTAAAGAAAACCACATCGCCGCGTGTGGCGGCATTGCACAAGCAGTCGCTACCGCAAAACAAAACCACCCCAATTTAAAAGTAGAGGTCGAAGTCGAAAACCTCGATGAACTTAACCAAGCCCTCATTGCGGGTGCCGACATTATTATGCTTGATAACTTTAGCGTTGCCGACATCAAACAAGCCGTGCAAATAAATCAGCAAATAAGTCCTGTGGGTAGTCATACAAAACCGGCAAAACTTGAAGTGTCAGGTAATATGACCATTCATACCTTGCGCGAATATTCACAAGCAGGGGTAGATTACATCTCTAGTGGTGCAATCACCAAACATGTTAATGCCATCGACTTATCGATGCGATTTGTTAAAACATAA
- the ampD gene encoding 1,6-anhydro-N-acetylmuramyl-L-alanine amidase AmpD, which produces MLQDIKNGWLMNATHCKSPHFNLRAGDEPISLLVVHNISLPAGQFGGPYISDLFMGRLDCSCDASFADLAGLEVSAHCLIRRDGTVIQYVSFLDRAWHAGVSCFAGREGCNDFSIGIELEGTDTEPYEKVQYQQLALLAKILIKQYPSITKERIVGHSDIAPGRKTDPGPSFDWQYFYALL; this is translated from the coding sequence TTGCTACAAGATATTAAAAATGGTTGGTTAATGAATGCAACGCATTGCAAGTCGCCTCATTTTAATTTACGTGCGGGTGATGAGCCCATTTCATTGCTGGTGGTGCATAATATTTCGCTGCCAGCGGGGCAGTTTGGTGGCCCTTATATTAGTGATTTATTTATGGGACGATTAGATTGCAGTTGTGACGCAAGTTTTGCTGATTTAGCGGGGCTTGAGGTGTCTGCGCATTGTTTAATTCGCCGAGATGGCACAGTGATTCAGTATGTTAGTTTTTTAGACCGCGCTTGGCATGCGGGTGTTTCTTGTTTTGCAGGGCGCGAAGGATGTAATGATTTTAGTATTGGTATTGAGCTTGAGGGCACTGATACTGAACCATATGAAAAGGTGCAATATCAACAATTAGCTTTGCTGGCTAAAATATTGATAAAACAGTATCCTAGCATCACTAAAGAGCGAATAGTCGGCCATAGTGACATAGCGCCTGGGCGTAAAACCGATCCGGGTCCAAGTTTTGATTGGCAGTATTTTTACGCTTTATTGTAA
- the ampE gene encoding beta-lactamase regulator AmpE produces MTLISILIALIIERLDARGKYWQMETYASVYLDKSRKLESVFKHSALLLFWLLLPAILVGLIAQTLDFVLWQMLINVVVLLICLGCVYYREKYKGYLNAMQRNDNEAASLYAMQLGQKRTEDQRGGETLGQTLAWINFRFYCAVIFWFVVLGPAGAVFYALVRTIADAVRSQKIAALLPQKLFLQTLLFWLDWLPTRIASFGYLIIGNFNKGTSCWLRHALNFSVSNRKVITETALAAEQVEKQHLGCTVEALCMVKLVKRNVLFFLALIAGLTLFGQLS; encoded by the coding sequence ATGACGCTAATTTCAATTTTAATCGCCCTCATTATTGAGCGTTTAGATGCTCGGGGTAAATATTGGCAAATGGAAACGTATGCAAGTGTTTACCTTGATAAAAGTCGTAAGCTTGAGTCGGTATTTAAACATTCGGCTTTATTGTTATTTTGGCTCTTGTTGCCCGCTATTTTAGTGGGGTTAATTGCGCAAACACTTGATTTTGTCTTGTGGCAAATGCTGATTAATGTTGTGGTGCTCTTAATCTGCTTAGGGTGTGTTTATTATCGCGAAAAATATAAAGGTTACCTTAATGCGATGCAGCGTAATGATAATGAAGCTGCCAGTTTATATGCGATGCAATTAGGTCAAAAACGTACAGAAGATCAGCGTGGCGGCGAAACGTTAGGGCAAACGTTAGCGTGGATTAACTTTCGTTTTTATTGTGCCGTTATTTTTTGGTTTGTAGTGCTTGGCCCTGCTGGTGCCGTTTTTTATGCGTTAGTCCGCACCATTGCTGATGCGGTCAGGAGCCAAAAAATTGCTGCACTATTACCCCAAAAGCTGTTTTTACAAACCTTGTTATTTTGGCTTGATTGGCTGCCAACCCGAATTGCTAGTTTTGGTTATCTAATTATCGGAAACTTTAATAAAGGAACATCATGCTGGTTAAGGCATGCCCTTAATTTTAGTGTGAGTAACCGTAAAGTAATTACTGAAACCGCATTAGCTGCAGAGCAAGTTGAAAAGCAACACCTTGGTTGCACGGTTGAAGCTTTGTGCATGGTGAAATTAGTAAAGCGAAATGTATTGTTCTTTTTAGCGCTTATTGCTGGTTTAACCTTATTTGGCCAGCTATCGTAA
- the pdhR gene encoding pyruvate dehydrogenase complex transcriptional repressor PdhR, whose amino-acid sequence MSLKIKAAKLSDVILEQLENMILEGSLAAGQKLPPERELAKQFEVSRPSLREAIQKLEAKGLVTRRQGGGTYVKNQLEGGMTDPLFELISKHPESQFDLLEFRHALEGIAAYYAALRGTATDYEKITRHFDLIAAAESDLTAKAKAINGFHFSIAEASHNVVLLHLVRGMEALLEQNIVQNLTVLLEKPVVRNQLAQHRKGLLDAVINGEPDKARLASNAHLAFIEEALLEAGREHSRIERSLRRTQQN is encoded by the coding sequence ATGTCTCTGAAAATTAAAGCAGCAAAATTATCGGATGTAATTTTAGAGCAATTAGAAAATATGATCCTTGAAGGTTCATTGGCTGCGGGTCAAAAGTTACCTCCTGAGCGTGAATTAGCTAAACAGTTTGAAGTATCGCGTCCTTCTTTACGTGAGGCGATACAAAAACTAGAAGCCAAAGGACTTGTTACGCGTAGGCAAGGTGGCGGCACCTATGTAAAAAATCAGCTTGAAGGTGGGATGACCGATCCATTATTTGAATTGATCAGTAAACATCCTGAATCGCAATTTGATTTACTTGAATTTCGCCACGCGCTTGAGGGAATTGCAGCTTATTATGCAGCCTTGCGTGGTACTGCTACGGATTATGAAAAAATCACACGCCATTTTGATTTAATCGCCGCAGCAGAAAGTGATTTAACCGCAAAAGCGAAAGCGATTAATGGCTTTCATTTTAGCATTGCAGAAGCGTCTCATAATGTAGTGTTATTACATTTAGTGCGCGGCATGGAAGCATTGTTAGAACAAAATATCGTGCAAAATTTAACGGTGTTACTTGAAAAACCAGTGGTACGAAACCAACTGGCGCAACATCGTAAAGGATTGCTTGATGCAGTAATTAATGGTGAGCCAGATAAAGCTCGGCTTGCCAGTAATGCTCACTTGGCGTTTATCGAAGAAGCGTTATTAGAAGCCGGTAGAGAACATTCAAGAATTGAGCGTAGTTTAAGGCGCACACAGCAAAATTAG
- the aceE gene encoding pyruvate dehydrogenase (acetyl-transferring), homodimeric type, with the protein MSEVNKFDVDALETQEWLQALESVVREEGVERAQFLLEQVLEKARLNGVDMPTGVTTNYINTIPVEQEPAYPGDVNLERRIRSIIRWNAIMIVLRASKKDLDLGGHMASYQSSAAFYEVCFNHFFRAPNEVDGGDLVYYQGHISPGIYARAFVEGRLTADQLDNFRQEVDGNGLPSYPHPKLMPEFWQFPTVSMGLGPIASIYQARFLKYLDGRGLKDTKNQRVYAFLGDGEMDEPESRGAISFAAREKLDNLCYLVNCNLQRLDGPVMGNGKIIQELEGLFKGAGWNVIKVVWGSGWDILLAKDTTGKLLQLMNETIDGDYQTYKAKDGAYVRKHFFGRYPETAALVADMTDDQIFALKRGGHEPSKLYAAFKTAQETKGRPTVILAKTVKGYGMGDAAEGKNIAHQVKKMDMTHVAHLRSRLGLQDLVSDDALVELPYLTLEEGSAEHKYLHARRDALKGYTPKRIANFTQPLVLPEVAEFAPLLEEQKREVSTTMSFVRALNVLLKDKNIGKNIVPIIADEARTFGMEGLFRQIGIYNPHGQNYTPQDRDIVSYYKEATSGQVLQEGINELGAMSSWVAAATSYSTNDLPMIPFYIYYSMFGFQRVGDMAWMAGDQQARGFLLGATAGRTTLNGEGLQHEDGHSHILASTVPNCISYDPTYGYEVAVIIQDGIRRMYGENQENIYYYLTLMNENYHQPAMPAGAEEGIRRGIYKLESYAGAKANVQLLSSGTIMNEVRKAAAILSEEYGIASDVYSVTSFNELARDGQDVERFNMLNPGADAREAYITEVLNENATIAATDYMKNYAEQVRAFIPSANYKVLGTDGYGRSDSRENLRRHFEVNAGYVVVAALTELAKRGEVDKALIVQAIEKFEIDTDKLNPLYA; encoded by the coding sequence ATGTCTGAAGTCAATAAATTTGACGTAGACGCACTAGAAACACAAGAGTGGTTACAGGCTTTAGAGTCTGTTGTGCGTGAAGAAGGTGTAGAACGAGCTCAGTTTTTATTAGAGCAAGTATTAGAAAAAGCCCGTTTAAATGGCGTTGATATGCCAACAGGTGTTACAACGAACTACATCAACACCATCCCTGTTGAGCAAGAACCTGCTTATCCAGGCGATGTAAATCTTGAGCGTCGAATTCGTTCGATTATTCGTTGGAACGCAATCATGATTGTATTGCGTGCTTCTAAAAAAGATTTGGATTTAGGCGGCCACATGGCGTCTTATCAATCTTCAGCTGCATTTTATGAAGTGTGTTTTAACCACTTTTTTAGAGCGCCTAACGAAGTTGACGGTGGTGATTTAGTTTATTATCAAGGTCATATTTCACCAGGTATTTATGCTCGTGCCTTTGTTGAAGGTCGTTTAACGGCTGATCAACTTGATAATTTCCGTCAAGAAGTTGATGGTAATGGTTTACCGTCATATCCACATCCAAAGTTAATGCCTGAGTTTTGGCAGTTCCCAACAGTATCAATGGGTTTAGGCCCAATAGCTTCAATTTATCAAGCGCGTTTCTTAAAGTATTTAGATGGTCGCGGCTTAAAAGATACTAAAAATCAGCGTGTTTATGCGTTTTTAGGTGATGGCGAAATGGATGAGCCAGAATCACGTGGTGCGATCTCTTTTGCTGCACGTGAGAAGCTCGATAACCTTTGTTACCTTGTTAACTGTAACTTACAACGCCTTGATGGCCCAGTAATGGGTAACGGTAAAATCATTCAAGAACTTGAAGGCTTATTTAAAGGTGCGGGTTGGAATGTAATTAAGGTTGTTTGGGGTTCAGGCTGGGATATTCTTCTTGCTAAAGACACTACAGGTAAATTACTACAATTAATGAATGAAACCATTGATGGTGATTACCAAACCTATAAAGCTAAAGATGGTGCTTATGTGCGTAAGCATTTCTTTGGTCGTTACCCAGAAACAGCAGCGCTGGTTGCTGATATGACTGATGATCAAATTTTTGCACTTAAGCGTGGTGGTCATGAACCATCAAAACTGTATGCTGCATTTAAAACCGCGCAAGAAACCAAAGGTCGCCCAACCGTTATTTTAGCTAAAACCGTTAAAGGTTATGGCATGGGTGATGCGGCTGAAGGTAAAAATATTGCTCACCAAGTGAAAAAAATGGATATGACGCACGTTGCGCATTTACGTTCACGCCTTGGTTTACAAGATTTAGTCTCTGATGATGCGTTAGTTGAATTACCGTATTTAACGCTTGAAGAAGGTTCGGCTGAACACAAATATCTACATGCTCGTCGTGATGCATTAAAAGGGTATACACCTAAGCGTATTGCAAACTTCACTCAACCGCTGGTATTGCCAGAAGTTGCTGAGTTTGCGCCGCTATTAGAAGAGCAAAAACGTGAAGTGTCGACCACTATGTCGTTTGTGCGTGCACTTAACGTATTGTTAAAAGATAAAAATATTGGCAAAAACATTGTGCCAATCATTGCCGATGAAGCGCGTACATTTGGTATGGAAGGTTTATTCCGTCAGATTGGTATTTACAATCCGCATGGCCAAAACTACACACCTCAAGACCGTGACATTGTTTCTTATTATAAAGAAGCTACATCGGGCCAAGTATTGCAAGAAGGGATTAATGAGTTAGGTGCAATGTCGTCTTGGGTTGCTGCTGCAACGTCATACAGCACTAACGATTTACCGATGATCCCATTCTACATTTATTACTCTATGTTTGGTTTCCAACGTGTCGGTGATATGGCGTGGATGGCTGGCGATCAGCAAGCTCGTGGTTTCTTACTCGGTGCAACAGCAGGTCGTACAACCTTAAATGGTGAAGGCTTACAGCATGAAGATGGCCACAGCCATATTTTAGCAAGCACAGTACCTAACTGTATTTCTTATGACCCAACGTATGGCTACGAAGTTGCTGTCATTATTCAAGATGGTATTCGTCGTATGTACGGTGAAAACCAAGAAAATATTTACTACTACCTAACATTGATGAATGAAAACTACCATCAACCAGCAATGCCAGCAGGCGCTGAAGAAGGTATTCGTCGTGGTATTTATAAACTTGAAAGCTACGCAGGTGCTAAAGCAAATGTTCAGTTATTAAGCTCAGGCACGATTATGAATGAAGTGCGTAAAGCGGCCGCTATTTTAAGTGAAGAATACGGTATTGCTTCTGATGTTTATTCAGTTACGTCATTTAATGAGCTTGCTCGTGATGGTCAGGATGTTGAGCGTTTTAATATGTTAAACCCTGGTGCTGATGCGCGTGAAGCGTATATCACTGAAGTATTGAACGAAAACGCCACCATTGCTGCAACGGATTACATGAAAAACTATGCAGAGCAAGTCCGTGCTTTCATTCCATCAGCTAACTACAAGGTGTTAGGTACAGACGGTTACGGTCGTTCTGATAGCCGCGAAAATTTACGTCGTCATTTTGAAGTAAATGCGGGTTATGTGGTGGTTGCTGCGCTAACTGAATTGGCTAAACGCGGTGAAGTTGATAAAGCACTTATCGTTCAAGCAATTGAAAAGTTTGAAATCGATACAGATAAACTTAATCCACTTTACGCATAA
- the aceF gene encoding pyruvate dehydrogenase complex dihydrolipoyllysine-residue acetyltransferase — protein MTIEINVPDIGADAVEVTEILVKVGDTVVEDQSLLTVEGDKASMEVPASTSGVVKEIKIALGDKVTTGSLIMIFEGESQAAPAPVATAAPAAAPVSAATAQNVNVPDIGGDEVEVTAILVAVGDVVAEDQSILNVEGDKASMEVPAPFAGTVKEIKVATGDKVTTGSLVMVFDVAGAASVEVAVPVAAAAPVASASSEQNVCVPDIGGDQVEVTEILVAVGDVVKEDQSILNVEGDKASMEVPAPVAGTVKEIKVAVGDKVGTGSLVFVFEVAGSAPVAQAPVAQAPVAQAPTAAAPSAPAVQAVAPVQAAQAESFAENSAYAHASPVIRRLAREFGVNLANVKGSGRKGRVVKEDVQNYVKNLVKQVESGALSTSKGTTGGGELNLIPWPKVDFAKFGEVEEKKLSRIQKLSGANLHRNWVQIPHVTQFDEADITTLEEFRKEQNALAEKQKLGVKITPLVFVMKAAAKALVEFPTFNSSLSNDGESLILKKYVNIGVAVDTPNGLVVPVFKDVHKKGIIELSRELMDISKKAREGKLTAADMQGGCFTISSLGGIGGTAFTPIVNAPEVAILGVSKSDIKPKWNGKEFEPKLMVPLSMSYDHRVIDGALAARFTATLASYLSDIRQLVM, from the coding sequence ATGACGATTGAAATTAATGTACCAGACATTGGTGCTGATGCGGTTGAAGTTACTGAAATATTAGTGAAAGTGGGCGACACAGTTGTTGAAGATCAGTCTTTATTGACGGTTGAAGGCGATAAAGCATCAATGGAAGTACCTGCATCCACTTCAGGTGTAGTAAAAGAAATTAAAATTGCTCTGGGTGACAAAGTCACCACGGGCAGCTTGATTATGATTTTTGAAGGTGAAAGCCAAGCAGCGCCAGCACCTGTAGCAACTGCAGCTCCTGCCGCAGCACCTGTTTCTGCTGCAACAGCACAAAATGTTAATGTACCAGATATTGGCGGTGATGAAGTTGAAGTTACCGCTATTTTGGTTGCTGTTGGCGATGTAGTTGCTGAAGATCAATCAATCTTAAACGTTGAAGGCGATAAAGCTTCAATGGAAGTACCTGCGCCATTTGCTGGTACTGTAAAAGAAATTAAAGTTGCTACAGGCGATAAAGTCACGACTGGCTCGCTTGTTATGGTATTTGACGTTGCAGGCGCAGCAAGTGTTGAAGTGGCAGTACCTGTTGCTGCAGCTGCACCAGTTGCAAGCGCATCATCAGAGCAAAATGTGTGCGTGCCAGACATCGGTGGTGACCAAGTTGAAGTGACTGAAATTTTAGTTGCTGTGGGTGACGTGGTTAAAGAAGACCAATCAATCTTAAACGTTGAAGGCGATAAAGCGTCAATGGAAGTGCCGGCTCCAGTTGCTGGAACGGTAAAAGAAATTAAAGTTGCTGTTGGTGACAAAGTTGGTACTGGTTCGTTGGTTTTTGTATTTGAAGTTGCGGGCAGTGCGCCAGTTGCACAAGCGCCTGTAGCACAAGCGCCTGTAGCACAAGCGCCAACGGCTGCTGCACCGTCGGCTCCTGCGGTTCAGGCTGTTGCGCCAGTACAAGCTGCTCAAGCAGAATCTTTTGCTGAAAATAGTGCGTATGCTCATGCTTCTCCAGTTATTCGCCGTCTTGCTCGTGAGTTTGGTGTTAACCTTGCTAACGTTAAAGGCTCAGGCCGTAAAGGTCGCGTAGTAAAAGAAGACGTGCAAAACTATGTGAAAAACTTAGTGAAGCAAGTTGAGTCAGGTGCGTTATCAACAAGTAAAGGCACAACTGGTGGCGGTGAGTTAAATCTTATTCCGTGGCCAAAAGTAGATTTTGCTAAGTTTGGTGAAGTTGAAGAGAAAAAGCTTTCTCGTATTCAAAAACTATCTGGTGCAAATTTACACCGTAACTGGGTGCAAATTCCACATGTTACTCAGTTTGATGAAGCGGATATCACGACACTTGAAGAGTTCCGCAAAGAGCAAAATGCTCTGGCAGAAAAACAAAAGCTGGGCGTAAAAATCACGCCATTAGTCTTTGTAATGAAAGCGGCGGCGAAAGCGTTAGTTGAGTTTCCTACATTTAACTCGTCTTTATCAAATGATGGCGAAAGCTTAATTTTGAAAAAATACGTTAATATTGGTGTTGCGGTTGATACGCCTAATGGTTTAGTTGTGCCGGTATTCAAAGATGTGCACAAGAAAGGCATTATTGAATTATCACGTGAATTAATGGATATCTCGAAAAAAGCCCGTGAAGGTAAATTAACCGCAGCCGACATGCAAGGTGGTTGTTTTACAATTTCAAGCCTTGGTGGTATTGGCGGTACTGCGTTTACACCGATTGTAAATGCGCCAGAAGTGGCTATTTTAGGTGTGTCTAAATCTGACATTAAACCAAAATGGAATGGTAAAGAGTTTGAGCCTAAATTAATGGTTCCACTTTCGATGTCTTACGACCATAGAGTCATTGACGGGGCACTTGCTGCACGCTTTACTGCAACGCTTGCAAGCTATTTGAGCGATATTCGTCAACTAGTTATGTAA
- the lpdA gene encoding dihydrolipoyl dehydrogenase, with the protein MSNEIKTQVVVLGGGPGGYSAAFRAADLGLEVTLVESRETLGGVCLNVGCIPSKALLHVAKVIDDAAEMSSHGVTFGAPQIDLDKVRSWKDSVIGQLTGGLAGMAKMRKVKTVFGYGKFTGANTLAVEGADGTTTITFDNAIIAAGSQPVNLPFIPKDDRVIDSTGALELKDVPAKLLVLGGGIIGLEMGTVYRALGSQIDVVEFADQLIPAADKDVIKIYQRYVKDKFNVMLSTKVVAVEAKDDGLYVTFEGKEAPAEPVRYDKVLVAVGRTPNGKLLDADKAGVNVDERGFINVDKQLRTNVNHIFAIGDLVGQPMLAHKAVHEGHVAAEVISGQKHFFDPKCIPSIAYTDPEIAWVGVTEKEAKEKGLNIETAVFPWAASGRAIASARTEGQTKLIFDKDSGRIIGGAMIGINAGEMLGEIGLAVEMGADGEDLALTIHAHPTLNESIGLAAEIFEGSITDLPNKKAVKKK; encoded by the coding sequence ATGAGCAACGAAATCAAAACTCAGGTTGTTGTACTAGGCGGTGGTCCTGGTGGTTACTCTGCAGCTTTCCGTGCTGCTGACTTGGGTCTAGAAGTAACACTTGTAGAATCTCGCGAAACATTAGGTGGCGTATGTTTAAATGTGGGTTGTATCCCATCTAAAGCATTATTACACGTTGCTAAAGTGATTGATGATGCGGCAGAAATGTCATCACACGGTGTTACTTTTGGCGCACCACAAATTGATTTAGATAAAGTCCGTTCTTGGAAAGACTCAGTTATTGGTCAATTAACTGGTGGCCTTGCTGGTATGGCTAAAATGCGCAAAGTGAAAACTGTATTTGGTTACGGTAAATTCACAGGTGCAAATACGTTAGCGGTTGAAGGTGCTGATGGCACAACAACAATTACGTTTGATAACGCAATTATTGCTGCAGGTTCACAACCAGTAAATCTTCCGTTCATTCCAAAAGATGACCGCGTAATTGATTCAACCGGTGCACTTGAGCTTAAAGATGTTCCAGCTAAGTTATTAGTGCTTGGTGGCGGTATTATCGGTCTAGAAATGGGCACTGTTTATCGTGCATTAGGCTCACAAATTGACGTTGTTGAATTTGCGGACCAATTAATACCAGCTGCTGATAAAGACGTAATCAAAATTTACCAACGTTATGTAAAAGACAAGTTCAACGTGATGCTTTCTACGAAAGTTGTGGCTGTTGAAGCGAAAGACGATGGTCTTTATGTTACGTTTGAAGGTAAAGAAGCGCCAGCTGAACCAGTACGTTATGACAAAGTACTCGTTGCTGTAGGTCGTACACCAAACGGTAAATTATTAGATGCTGATAAAGCAGGTGTAAATGTTGACGAACGTGGTTTTATTAACGTTGATAAACAGTTACGCACTAATGTGAATCACATTTTTGCAATTGGTGACTTAGTTGGCCAACCTATGCTTGCGCATAAAGCGGTTCATGAAGGTCATGTTGCTGCTGAAGTTATCTCTGGTCAAAAACACTTCTTTGATCCTAAGTGTATTCCTTCAATTGCTTATACAGATCCAGAAATCGCTTGGGTTGGTGTAACTGAAAAAGAAGCCAAAGAGAAAGGCTTAAACATTGAAACTGCAGTATTCCCTTGGGCTGCATCAGGTCGTGCAATTGCATCTGCTCGTACTGAAGGTCAAACTAAGTTAATTTTTGATAAAGATTCAGGCCGCATTATCGGTGGTGCTATGATTGGTATCAATGCGGGTGAAATGTTAGGTGAAATTGGCTTAGCAGTTGAAATGGGCGCTGATGGTGAAGATTTAGCGTTAACAATTCATGCTCACCCAACATTAAATGAGTCAATTGGTTTAGCTGCAGAAATTTTCGAAGGCTCAATCACTGATTTGCCAAATAAAAAAGCTGTGAAAAAGAAATAA